A stretch of DNA from Anaerolineae bacterium:
ATTTGGCGATAATGACACGCTCTCGGCCTTGGTGGCCAATCTCATAGATGCGGACTTGCTGATTATGCTCACCGACCAACCGGGCCTGTTCACCAAAGATCCCCGGCAAGACGCCAGCGCCCAACTCATCCAAGAAGTGGTAACCATTAACGATGCCATTCGGGCTGCGGCCGGCGGCAGCAATAGCGGCGTGGGCGCCGGGGGGATGGTCACCAAAATCAGAGCGGCAGAACTGGCCACCCGTTCCGGGGTAGAGGCGGTTATTGCTCCCGGCAGCGAGCCGGATTGCATTTTGCGGGTAGTAAAAGGTGAAACTTTGGGCACTCGCTTTCCCAGCCAGGTCAGTCATGTAGAAAGTCGCAAGCGCTGGATCCTGGCCGAAGCGGCCCAGGGTGAAGTAAAAATAGACGCCGGAGCGGCTGAAGCCTTGATTAAACGAGGCAAAAGCCTGCTGGCCGTTGGCGTGATCGAGGTAGCCGGGAATTTCAACCGGGGAGCGACCATTCGCGTTTTAAATCCGGCCGGGCAAGAGATAGGCCGGGGGATTACTAATTACAAATCAGAAGATTTAAGCGCCATCCAGGGCAAACGCTCCGACCAAATTGAGGAAATCTTAGGCTTTGATTACGGCCATACGGTTATTCATCGAGATAACCTGGTGATTGTATAATTCATCTTGACGAGATAGCT
This window harbors:
- the proB gene encoding glutamate 5-kinase, producing the protein MRIVIKVGTNVLRAGTERLYRPRLVDLARQIATLISDGHEPLLVSSGAIFAGRELLGIKSRSQTKGIPHKQMLAAVGQGRLLTLYQQIFALYDITVAQALLTRADLAHRTRYLNARNTLHLLLQQKVLPIINENDVVAVEEIKFGDNDTLSALVANLIDADLLIMLTDQPGLFTKDPRQDASAQLIQEVVTINDAIRAAAGGSNSGVGAGGMVTKIRAAELATRSGVEAVIAPGSEPDCILRVVKGETLGTRFPSQVSHVESRKRWILAEAAQGEVKIDAGAAEALIKRGKSLLAVGVIEVAGNFNRGATIRVLNPAGQEIGRGITNYKSEDLSAIQGKRSDQIEEILGFDYGHTVIHRDNLVIV